A window of candidate division KSB1 bacterium contains these coding sequences:
- a CDS encoding DUF2283 domain-containing protein, with the protein MIMINYDKHGDVLEIKFSENEVESSEYLQETGFVVDYDKAGKLISVEVLSFSKRVDDKQVIEAIAS; encoded by the coding sequence ATGATAATGATTAATTATGATAAGCATGGCGATGTCTTGGAAATAAAGTTTTCTGAAAACGAGGTCGAGAGCAGTGAATACTTGCAGGAAACAGGATTTGTGGTGGATTATGACAAGGCCGGAAAACTGATTTCCGTAGAAGTTTTGTCCTTTAGTAAGAGAGTCGATGACAAGCAGGTTATAGAAGCCATTGCAAGTTAA
- a CDS encoding nucleotidyltransferase domain-containing protein — protein MLTKNTLKNKITSHLQSNENIIFAVTFGSFNSPTFGELSDIDIGIFCRKKLELLEWGGLISQLQSLTQRRVDLVQLNDLYNKNPLFSYQIITRSELLFSTDEGVWIDFKTKTFTSYFDTHRLREMINSIFYKRISEKKFGQRNYA, from the coding sequence ATGCTAACCAAAAACACATTAAAAAACAAAATTACGTCTCACCTGCAAAGCAATGAAAATATCATCTTTGCCGTGACATTCGGATCATTTAATTCCCCAACGTTTGGAGAGTTGAGTGATATTGATATTGGTATCTTTTGCCGGAAAAAACTCGAATTGCTTGAATGGGGTGGACTCATTTCCCAATTGCAGTCATTGACTCAACGCAGGGTTGACCTGGTGCAGCTGAATGATCTTTACAATAAAAATCCATTGTTTAGCTACCAAATTATTACGCGTTCAGAATTGCTGTTCAGCACGGATGAAGGTGTGTGGATTGACTTTAAAACAAAGACATTTACGAGCTATTTTGATACACATAGATTGCGAGAAATGATCAACTCGATATTTTATAAACGAATATCTGAAAAAAAATTTGGGCAGCGCAATTATGCTTGA
- a CDS encoding DUF86 domain-containing protein has translation MLERLTQLENNVSELSAFKKQHDLRAVQSSLQTQWTLRYGLFESIQIVVDIACHLSAKYNLGNPKMYSECIELLTKHNYIKEPLAERLYSMVGLRNLLIHEYVEIDVEQLYSFLNYLDDFVVFAHAVKEYV, from the coding sequence ATGCTTGAACGTTTAACGCAATTGGAAAACAATGTTAGCGAACTCTCGGCATTCAAAAAACAGCACGATTTGAGAGCTGTTCAATCCAGTCTGCAAACCCAATGGACACTACGATACGGCTTGTTTGAATCTATACAAATTGTTGTTGATATTGCTTGTCACTTGTCAGCAAAGTATAACCTCGGAAATCCGAAAATGTATTCAGAATGTATAGAACTGCTGACAAAACATAATTATATTAAAGAACCGCTGGCTGAACGACTGTACAGCATGGTCGGATTGCGTAATCTATTAATACACGAGTATGTTGAAATCGATGTTGAGCAGCTTTATTCATTTTTGAATTATTTGGATGATTTTGTGGTTTTTGCGCATGCTGTGAAAGAGTATGTTTAA
- a CDS encoding DUF5674 family protein, whose protein sequence is MIKITDHKISHTELLQLCRAHFDTMVKFVVDLDSHKVALGGEMYADAEALLLQDGSDQSSLWGGNLYPWNDPEQRIEYTSFINIRPMDDNTSMEIQDDLIKKSVKTLTETCILGSDELLEGA, encoded by the coding sequence TTGATTAAAATTACAGATCATAAAATTTCACACACTGAATTGCTGCAGCTTTGCCGTGCTCATTTCGACACAATGGTCAAGTTTGTGGTGGATCTTGACAGCCATAAAGTCGCACTGGGCGGAGAAATGTATGCGGATGCCGAGGCGCTTTTGCTGCAGGATGGTTCAGATCAGTCCTCTCTATGGGGTGGGAATTTATATCCCTGGAATGATCCGGAACAGCGTATTGAATATACAAGCTTTATTAATATTCGACCCATGGATGACAATACGTCAATGGAAATACAGGATGATTTGATTAAAAAATCTGTAAAAACATTAACCGAAACCTGTATTTTAGGTTCTGATGAATTGCTGGAGGGTGCATGA
- a CDS encoding four helix bundle protein, with amino-acid sequence MNQIYNDLSHIKDWPCRDQVQRAAISTMNNIAEGFERSSDADFRRFLIIAKGSCGEVRSMTYLLQDLNYINTAKADKLRNAAIQLSAQIGSLIKYLGKSKV; translated from the coding sequence GTGAATCAAATCTATAATGACCTGTCTCATATCAAAGATTGGCCCTGTCGCGATCAAGTCCAGCGTGCTGCGATCTCAACCATGAACAACATTGCCGAAGGTTTCGAACGCAGCTCGGATGCGGATTTCCGCCGTTTTCTCATCATCGCCAAAGGTTCCTGCGGTGAAGTAAGGAGTATGACATACTTGCTGCAGGATTTAAACTATATCAATACAGCGAAAGCAGATAAATTACGAAATGCGGCAATCCAGCTCTCGGCACAAATCGGCAGTTTAATTAAATATTTGGGAAAGTCTAAAGTCTGA